The following are encoded together in the Streptomyces sp. NBC_00358 genome:
- a CDS encoding IS701 family transposase, whose product MITEYAAAQWDLELDDLFLTIGHRFGRVELRRRMRDYVRGLLAPVARKNSWQLAEQAGHRTPDGLQHLLAGAKWEPDDIRDDLQEYVADKLGENDGVLIIDDTGFIKKGSTSAGVQRQYSGTAGRTENCQIGVFGAYASARGRALVDRELYLPKSWTEDRERCRTARVPDEREFATKGELARHMVLRALASPLPIAWVTADSAYGQDNRFRRLLEQSGVGYVLAVPKSQFSVGCSRIEGLFAQAPDEAWEKISCGNGAKGPRVYHWAAVRLPAVAEFDYQGEVPHRMRWALARRSISKPDEIAYYLAYAPLQVTVQELVRVAGTRWAIEECFQAAKNECGLDQYEVRRYVGWYRHITLAMLAHAFLSATAYQPWEKGAEQVRQPGPSGSQWRRFGDSWQLVVPDPRT is encoded by the coding sequence GTGATCACCGAGTATGCCGCCGCGCAGTGGGACCTCGAACTGGACGATCTCTTCCTGACTATCGGGCACCGCTTCGGCCGAGTCGAGCTTCGTCGCCGCATGCGCGACTACGTACGTGGGCTGCTCGCCCCGGTGGCCCGCAAGAACAGCTGGCAGTTGGCCGAGCAGGCTGGCCACCGCACGCCCGACGGCCTGCAGCACCTCCTCGCCGGAGCGAAGTGGGAGCCCGATGACATTCGCGACGACCTGCAGGAATACGTCGCCGACAAGCTCGGCGAGAACGACGGCGTGCTGATCATCGACGACACCGGGTTCATCAAGAAGGGCAGTACCTCCGCCGGGGTCCAGCGCCAGTACTCCGGAACCGCCGGCCGCACCGAGAACTGTCAGATCGGCGTCTTCGGCGCCTACGCCTCGGCCCGTGGCCGGGCTCTGGTCGACCGTGAGCTCTACCTCCCGAAGTCGTGGACCGAGGACCGGGAACGCTGCCGCACCGCAAGGGTCCCCGACGAGCGGGAGTTCGCCACCAAGGGCGAACTGGCCCGGCATATGGTGCTGCGGGCCCTCGCCTCACCGCTGCCCATCGCGTGGGTCACCGCGGATTCCGCCTACGGTCAGGACAACCGATTCCGTCGGCTGCTGGAACAGTCGGGTGTCGGCTACGTGCTGGCTGTGCCCAAGTCGCAGTTCAGCGTGGGCTGTTCACGGATCGAGGGTCTGTTCGCGCAGGCCCCGGACGAGGCGTGGGAGAAGATCTCATGCGGCAACGGCGCGAAGGGGCCCCGCGTCTACCACTGGGCAGCAGTACGGCTGCCGGCCGTCGCCGAGTTCGACTATCAGGGCGAGGTCCCCCATCGAATGCGATGGGCACTGGCCCGGCGCAGCATCAGCAAGCCCGACGAGATCGCCTACTACCTCGCCTACGCACCGCTTCAGGTCACCGTCCAGGAGCTGGTGCGGGTCGCCGGCACACGCTGGGCGATCGAGGAGTGCTTCCAGGCCGCGAAGAACGAATGTGGCCTGGACCAGTACGAAGTCCGCCGCTACGTGGGCTGGTATCGGCACATCACTTTGGCCATGCTGGCGCACGCCTTCCTGTCCGCCACGGCATACCAGCCCTGGGAAAAGGGGGCGGAACAGGTGAGACAACCGGGGCCGTCGGGCTCACAGTGGCGGAGGTTCGGCGACTCCTGGCAGCTTGTCGTGCCCGACCCCCGCACCTGA
- a CDS encoding YdcF family protein — protein MGDVPEYPEYVAAAVFAVGGVVHAVLAPHRFSTAVLFCLAVTSAGLGEAARSAETHPTVVTVLAVAALLVTLALGLLLLVDSIVLVRRYGPQASLLAAGAAGCALLAVLGLDAVVRTAGGEVAGALMVAVNAAAGYLSLLFLAFTVYVFVRGRSTPPPETTHVVVLGAGLKGDRPGPLLRRRLERALAVDDAGAPDADGVVFVVSGGRGDDEVRSEADAMADYLRARGVAADRIVREDRSVNTGQNLRFSAALMDRTASGHRATVVTSGFHVYRTALLARRAGVLVHVVGAPTSPAYWLSATLREFAAVLWLDRLPLIGLSLLLAVPVATAVFQR, from the coding sequence GTGGGGGACGTGCCGGAGTACCCGGAGTACGTTGCCGCGGCGGTGTTCGCCGTGGGCGGGGTCGTCCATGCCGTGCTGGCGCCGCACCGGTTCTCCACCGCTGTCCTGTTCTGCCTCGCGGTGACGTCGGCCGGGCTCGGTGAGGCCGCCCGCAGTGCGGAGACTCACCCCACCGTCGTGACGGTGCTCGCCGTCGCCGCCCTGCTCGTGACCCTCGCGCTGGGCCTGCTCCTGCTGGTCGACAGCATCGTCCTGGTCCGGCGCTACGGACCGCAGGCGTCCCTGCTGGCCGCCGGCGCCGCCGGCTGCGCCCTGCTGGCGGTGCTCGGCCTCGACGCGGTCGTCCGGACTGCCGGGGGCGAGGTGGCGGGTGCCCTCATGGTGGCGGTGAACGCGGCCGCCGGATACCTCAGCCTGCTCTTCCTCGCCTTCACCGTCTACGTGTTCGTCCGGGGCCGCAGCACCCCGCCGCCGGAGACCACCCATGTCGTCGTCCTGGGCGCCGGGCTCAAGGGCGACCGGCCCGGTCCGCTGCTGCGCCGCAGGCTGGAGCGGGCCCTCGCGGTCGACGACGCCGGCGCACCGGACGCAGACGGTGTGGTGTTCGTCGTCTCGGGCGGCCGGGGCGACGACGAGGTGCGTTCCGAGGCGGACGCCATGGCCGACTACCTGCGCGCACGCGGGGTGGCTGCCGACCGGATCGTGCGGGAGGACCGCTCCGTGAACACCGGGCAGAACCTCCGCTTCAGCGCGGCTCTCATGGACCGCACCGCTTCCGGGCACCGTGCCACGGTGGTCACCAGCGGCTTCCACGTCTACCGCACGGCCCTGCTGGCCCGTCGCGCCGGCGTCCTTGTCCACGTCGTGGGGGCGCCGACCTCTCCCGCGTACTGGCTCTCCGCGACCCTGCGTGAGTTCGCCGCCGTCCTGTGGTTGGACCGGCTGCCCCTGATCGGGCTCAGCCTGCTGCTGGCGGTGCCTGTGGCGACAGCGGTCTTCCAGCGCTGA
- a CDS encoding ISL3 family transposase, which produces MEEVALPLKELLFPSIADVAVLSVEVNIEIVRVDAQCVADGAVCPVCGVWSNRIHGSYLRFPADVPSGGRSVVLQLRVRRFACGNPGCARRTFVEQIPGLTRRHGQRTERLRSTLAAVGLALAGRAGSRIARVLGVSVSRSTVLRLVDALPDPTVAAPRVVGVDEYATRKGRHYGTVLVDIETRRPIDLLPDREASSLAAWLAERPGIEVICRDRAPFFAEGAGAGAPQAVQVADRWHLWHNLSEAAERAVAQHRKCLRPLVPAAHGPESEPAPEGEPPGSPWPTGHRFADRTRTRHAAVHALLEAGHSRRSIQRQLGMTWRTVKQLADASAPEELFTGQWQNRPSVLDDYKPYLDGRWNEGFTNAWKLWEEIVPLGYKGSYQRVRAYLHKKRTSPRPVTARPPSPRTVSKWILSRPETLTETEQRQLKIVCMHCPELDALTRHVRSFAVMLTQRQGEHLPAWLDAVREDDLPSLHTLAAGIDRDLDAVTAGLTLPWNSGAVEGHVNRIILWNQRCQAVCLCITSR; this is translated from the coding sequence GTGGAAGAGGTTGCGCTCCCGCTGAAGGAGTTGTTGTTCCCGTCGATCGCGGACGTCGCGGTGCTGTCGGTGGAAGTCAACATCGAGATAGTGCGCGTTGATGCGCAATGCGTCGCGGACGGCGCCGTGTGCCCGGTCTGTGGGGTCTGGTCGAACCGGATTCATGGTTCCTACCTACGGTTTCCCGCTGATGTGCCGAGCGGTGGCCGAAGCGTTGTTCTCCAACTGAGGGTCCGTCGGTTCGCCTGCGGGAACCCGGGCTGCGCTCGCCGTACTTTCGTCGAGCAGATACCCGGCCTGACACGCCGACACGGTCAGCGGACCGAGAGGCTGCGATCCACCCTGGCTGCGGTCGGTCTGGCCCTCGCGGGCCGGGCTGGGTCTCGCATCGCCCGCGTTCTCGGGGTGTCGGTCAGCCGCAGTACCGTGCTCCGGCTGGTCGACGCTCTTCCCGACCCCACGGTGGCCGCACCGCGTGTGGTCGGTGTCGACGAGTACGCCACCCGCAAGGGCCGACACTACGGAACCGTCCTCGTCGACATCGAAACGCGCCGCCCCATCGACCTGCTGCCGGACCGGGAGGCATCCAGCCTCGCGGCTTGGCTCGCCGAACGGCCAGGCATTGAGGTCATCTGCCGGGACCGGGCACCGTTCTTCGCCGAAGGCGCCGGTGCCGGCGCGCCGCAGGCCGTCCAGGTCGCGGACCGGTGGCACCTGTGGCACAACCTGAGCGAAGCTGCCGAACGGGCCGTTGCCCAGCACCGCAAATGCCTTCGCCCCCTTGTCCCGGCTGCCCATGGACCCGAGTCGGAGCCCGCCCCGGAAGGAGAACCGCCTGGTTCACCCTGGCCGACCGGACACCGGTTCGCTGACCGCACCCGGACCCGGCACGCTGCCGTCCACGCGCTGCTGGAGGCCGGGCACAGCCGCCGCTCGATCCAGCGTCAACTCGGCATGACCTGGCGGACCGTCAAGCAGCTCGCTGACGCTTCGGCCCCGGAGGAACTGTTCACCGGCCAGTGGCAGAACCGGCCCTCGGTCCTCGATGACTACAAGCCCTACCTGGACGGCCGGTGGAACGAGGGATTCACCAACGCCTGGAAGCTGTGGGAGGAGATCGTGCCGCTCGGCTACAAGGGCAGCTACCAGCGCGTCCGTGCTTACCTGCACAAGAAGCGGACCTCGCCGCGGCCGGTGACCGCCCGGCCACCGTCGCCCCGGACGGTCTCCAAATGGATCCTGAGCCGCCCGGAGACCCTCACCGAGACCGAACAGCGCCAGCTCAAGATTGTCTGCATGCACTGTCCCGAGCTCGATGCCCTCACCCGGCATGTCCGCTCCTTCGCGGTCATGCTCACCCAGCGCCAAGGCGAACACCTGCCAGCCTGGCTCGACGCCGTCCGGGAGGACGACCTGCCCAGCCTCCACACTCTTGCCGCCGGCATCGACCGCGATCTCGACGCCGTCACCGCCGGACTCACTCTGCCCTGGAACTCGGGCGCGGTGGAAGGGCATGTCAATCGGATCATTCTGTGGAATCAGCGATGTCAAGCCGTGTGCTTGTGCATCACGTCGAGGTAG